One Burkholderia sp. PAMC 26561 genomic window carries:
- a CDS encoding MFS transporter yields MRKMRWMVVFLCFLAIAINYIDRANLAVAAPQIEKALNIGPAQMGLVLSGFFWTYAFMQMPFGWFVDKIGGRIALPLAVGWWSVFTALTAAATSVAGMFGCRLMLGVGEAGAYPACVKLVAQWFKPAQRAFATSIFDSGSRVGSALSIPVVALIISSFGWEASFIATGALGIVWVLGWFVLYRNPSRGDLTGEEGAEPVVQPKATGKKITWLSLFRHRTLWGMMLGFFCLNFVIYFFITWFPSYLVQTRGFSLKSLGTLGMIPALISIPGGWLGGIVSDGLYKRGWSLTKARKTCMVGGMLLSSVITVSAFTTSTALMLASFGIAYGSLAFAAASIWSLPGDVAPTPDHVASIGGIQNFASNLAGIVITTFTGFMVQLTKGSFTVPLVVAGGFCVLGAFSYLVIVGKVEPLHLPDDPPQDLAATQGAGGH; encoded by the coding sequence ATGCGCAAGATGCGTTGGATGGTTGTATTTCTTTGCTTCCTTGCTATCGCGATCAACTACATCGATCGTGCAAATCTGGCGGTCGCAGCGCCGCAGATAGAGAAGGCCCTCAATATTGGTCCCGCGCAAATGGGGCTCGTGCTGAGCGGATTTTTCTGGACCTACGCTTTCATGCAGATGCCGTTCGGCTGGTTCGTCGACAAGATCGGCGGACGTATTGCTTTGCCGCTCGCAGTGGGATGGTGGTCCGTATTCACCGCACTGACCGCGGCGGCCACGAGCGTAGCGGGCATGTTCGGCTGCCGGCTGATGCTCGGCGTGGGCGAGGCGGGCGCTTATCCGGCGTGCGTGAAACTCGTCGCGCAATGGTTCAAGCCCGCGCAGCGCGCGTTTGCAACCAGCATCTTCGATAGCGGTTCGCGTGTCGGCTCGGCGCTCTCCATTCCGGTGGTGGCGCTGATCATCAGCAGCTTCGGCTGGGAAGCGTCGTTCATCGCAACAGGCGCGCTCGGAATCGTGTGGGTGCTGGGCTGGTTCGTCCTCTATCGCAATCCCTCGCGCGGTGACCTGACAGGCGAAGAAGGCGCGGAACCCGTGGTTCAACCAAAAGCAACGGGCAAGAAGATCACCTGGTTGTCGCTCTTCAGGCATCGGACACTGTGGGGCATGATGCTCGGCTTCTTCTGCCTGAACTTCGTGATCTACTTCTTCATCACATGGTTCCCGAGTTATCTCGTTCAGACACGCGGGTTCTCGTTGAAGTCGCTTGGCACGCTCGGCATGATTCCCGCGCTGATATCGATCCCGGGCGGCTGGCTCGGCGGCATTGTCTCCGATGGCCTGTACAAGCGCGGCTGGAGCCTCACCAAGGCGCGCAAGACCTGCATGGTCGGCGGCATGTTGTTGTCGTCGGTGATCACGGTGTCCGCGTTCACCACGAGCACGGCATTGATGCTAGCATCGTTCGGCATCGCTTATGGAAGCCTGGCGTTTGCAGCGGCAAGCATCTGGTCGCTGCCCGGCGATGTCGCGCCAACGCCGGATCATGTCGCATCGATTGGCGGCATACAGAACTTTGCCTCGAATCTCGCGGGCATCGTCATTACCACCTTCACCGGTTTCATGGTGCAGCTCACCAAGGGCTCGTTCACTGTGCCGCTTGTCGTTGCTGGCGGTTTCTGCGTGCTTGGCGCGTTCAGTTATCTGGTGATCGTGGGGAAGGTCGAGCCGTTGCATTTACCCGATGACCCGCCGCAGGATCTCGCAGCCACGCAAGGTGCCGGCGGCCACTGA
- a CDS encoding glycosyltransferase family 9 protein: MSNAIGDSLVCMVIVQNLIRNGIDVTVFGAPAHALRAWFPDARILPLPHVSKIKETFAQFEAVFQMQPEQPLPTLADMHDRVITLHDVEYGNRQGSMAERFMHYCRDELGISGATSHNGMTALKGLVHRRHANRVIIHPEASTGDKRWLPARFMKVASQLKARGLEVVFILAPHERERWRDLRQQGIAAPRIHDLSELAGYVYESGWFIGNDSGIGHLASNLGIPSVSVFRRRNVSEKWRPAWGNVEVVLPWQWVPSAFLKNKWWRHTLTCARVLAGFDRIVRRQTLGVHRVEEVERHESRASVAQLEVETLR, translated from the coding sequence ATGTCGAACGCGATCGGCGATTCGCTCGTCTGCATGGTGATCGTGCAGAACCTGATCAGGAATGGCATCGACGTAACTGTGTTCGGCGCGCCAGCCCATGCACTGCGCGCGTGGTTTCCGGATGCGCGGATCTTGCCGCTGCCGCACGTCAGCAAGATCAAGGAAACATTCGCCCAGTTCGAAGCCGTATTTCAGATGCAGCCCGAGCAGCCGCTGCCAACGCTTGCCGACATGCATGATCGCGTGATTACGCTGCACGACGTGGAGTATGGAAACAGGCAAGGCTCCATGGCCGAGCGATTCATGCATTACTGCCGCGACGAGCTCGGCATCAGCGGCGCGACATCGCACAACGGCATGACAGCGCTCAAGGGGCTCGTGCACAGGCGCCATGCAAACCGCGTCATCATCCATCCGGAAGCCAGCACCGGCGACAAGCGCTGGTTGCCGGCCCGATTCATGAAAGTCGCATCGCAACTGAAAGCACGCGGTCTGGAAGTCGTGTTCATCCTGGCGCCTCACGAACGGGAACGCTGGCGGGACCTGCGCCAGCAAGGTATCGCCGCGCCCAGGATCCACGACCTGAGCGAGCTCGCGGGCTACGTGTATGAGTCAGGCTGGTTTATCGGCAACGATTCCGGCATCGGGCATCTTGCGTCGAATCTCGGCATTCCGTCTGTGAGTGTGTTCCGGCGCAGGAATGTGTCGGAAAAATGGCGGCCGGCCTGGGGTAATGTCGAAGTGGTGCTGCCGTGGCAATGGGTGCCGAGCGCATTCCTGAAGAACAAATGGTGGCGTCATACGCTGACCTGCGCCCGCGTGCTCGCTGGATTCGACAGGATCGTGCGCCGGCAGACGCTTGGGGTGCATCGTGTGGAGGAGGTGGAAAGGCACGAGTCGCGGGCGAGCGTCGCGCAACTGGAGGTCGAGACGCTTCGATAA
- a CDS encoding MmgE/PrpD family protein: MHRRHFIKSLGALAVSGTALQSSFAAGAPAATSIAEQLAAYTAALRYEDLDEQTIEAVRTHLADALGCGVAALGEGPVTIARKVALAGAGDAAGSTVLGTSRRTSPDLATFANGAAIRYYDLNDVYAGKEIGHPSDNVSACLAQAEAEHANGRDLILAIVIAYEIDCRLMDAASLSSRGWDHPIYSLPAAALGVGKLMKLSAAQLAQAVSLAINGHLALNQTRVQTMSNWKGLADADAARNGVFSAALAREGLTGPAPIFEGDAGFFKQVSGPFTIDTSTFGGRGRPFRINDCSVKFYPSQALTQTAIAAGIDVAKQVGNLSRVTNVEIRTSHEGYFSAGMDPQKWTPDTSETADHSLPYVTARAMFDGDISHASFSDKALHDPAIRAFMQKIKVVEDPVLTKLYPKYYATIVTATCDDGRTFTRRVDDIPGFATRPMQRHDFELKFRKNVASRIGDARTQEALQMFWTLEKQGNISQLFTPFAVL, from the coding sequence ATGCATCGCCGTCATTTCATCAAATCGCTTGGCGCGCTTGCGGTCAGCGGCACCGCGCTGCAATCGTCGTTTGCCGCTGGTGCGCCGGCCGCCACCTCGATTGCAGAGCAGCTCGCTGCTTACACGGCAGCACTGCGCTACGAGGACCTCGATGAACAGACCATCGAAGCTGTCAGGACACACCTCGCCGACGCGCTCGGATGCGGCGTTGCGGCGCTAGGCGAAGGGCCGGTGACAATCGCGCGCAAGGTCGCCCTCGCCGGTGCGGGCGATGCTGCGGGGTCGACTGTACTCGGCACGTCGCGTCGCACCTCGCCGGATCTTGCGACCTTCGCCAACGGAGCCGCGATTCGCTACTACGACCTGAACGATGTCTATGCGGGCAAGGAGATCGGCCATCCGAGCGACAACGTGTCGGCCTGTCTCGCTCAGGCAGAGGCGGAACACGCAAATGGACGCGACCTGATCCTCGCGATCGTAATAGCGTACGAAATCGATTGCCGCTTGATGGACGCGGCATCGCTCAGTTCGCGCGGCTGGGACCATCCGATCTACAGCCTGCCCGCCGCGGCGCTCGGGGTAGGCAAGCTGATGAAGCTTTCGGCAGCGCAGCTCGCGCAGGCAGTCAGCCTTGCAATCAACGGCCATCTCGCGCTGAACCAGACGCGGGTGCAGACCATGTCGAACTGGAAGGGGCTCGCCGATGCCGACGCCGCGCGCAACGGCGTATTCTCCGCCGCACTGGCGCGGGAAGGCCTGACTGGACCCGCTCCCATCTTCGAGGGCGATGCCGGATTCTTCAAGCAGGTGTCCGGGCCGTTCACCATCGACACGAGTACTTTTGGCGGCAGGGGCCGCCCTTTTCGCATCAACGATTGCTCGGTCAAGTTCTACCCGTCACAGGCGCTCACGCAGACAGCCATTGCGGCAGGCATAGACGTGGCGAAGCAGGTCGGGAATCTGTCGCGTGTGACGAATGTCGAGATCCGGACCTCCCATGAAGGTTACTTCTCAGCGGGTATGGACCCTCAAAAATGGACGCCCGACACCAGCGAGACCGCCGATCACAGTCTCCCGTACGTGACTGCAAGAGCCATGTTCGATGGCGACATCAGCCACGCGAGCTTTAGCGACAAAGCGCTGCACGATCCGGCTATCCGCGCGTTCATGCAGAAGATCAAGGTCGTGGAAGATCCGGTTCTGACGAAGCTGTACCCGAAGTACTACGCGACGATCGTGACAGCGACTTGCGACGATGGACGCACTTTCACGCGACGCGTCGATGATATTCCCGGCTTCGCCACGCGACCGATGCAGCGGCACGACTTTGAATTGAAGTTTCGCAAAAACGTGGCATCGCGGATTGGCGACGCGCGCACTCAAGAGGCACTGCAAATGTTCTGGACCCTTGAGAAGCAGGGGAATATCTCGCAATTGTTCACGCCGTTTGCGGTGCTTTAA